One window from the genome of Mycolicibacterium gadium encodes:
- the moeA gene encoding molybdopterin molybdotransferase MoeA: protein MRSVEEHQRVVAGLIRRRTPITVALADSLGLVLADDVVAPLSLPGFDNSAMDGYAVVAEDISTATAERPVLLPVAEDIPAGRTDPLTLTSGTAHRIMTGAPLPQGATAVVPVEATNAATDTVEIRASAKPGQHIRRAGEDVTSGTTVLRAGQVITPAAVGLAAALGLGELTVIPRQRVLVMSTGSELVPPGTPLQPGQIYESNAVMLAAALREAGAEVVASPTTGDDVAAFRDALTRHMRDADLIITTGGVSAGAYEVVKDALGAGGSATSGLAGGVEFVKVAMQPGMPQGSGVVDGTPIITLPGNPVSALVSFEVFLRAPVRSAMGLPHPDRPRRTAVLTEDLTSPRGKRQFRRGVFDSAAGTVTSYGPPASHHLRWLASANCLLEIDEEIGELAGGSTVHIWDLA, encoded by the coding sequence ATGCGGTCCGTCGAGGAGCATCAGCGTGTCGTCGCCGGTCTGATCCGCCGCCGGACGCCGATCACCGTCGCGCTCGCCGACTCGCTGGGGCTGGTTCTGGCCGATGACGTGGTGGCGCCGCTGTCGCTGCCCGGTTTCGACAACTCCGCAATGGACGGCTATGCCGTTGTGGCCGAGGACATCTCGACCGCCACGGCGGAACGGCCCGTGCTGCTGCCGGTCGCCGAGGACATTCCGGCCGGCCGCACCGACCCGCTCACCCTCACATCGGGGACCGCACACCGGATCATGACCGGCGCACCGCTGCCACAGGGCGCTACCGCTGTGGTGCCGGTCGAGGCCACCAACGCCGCGACCGACACCGTCGAGATCCGCGCGAGTGCCAAACCCGGCCAACACATTCGACGTGCGGGCGAGGACGTCACCTCGGGCACCACCGTGCTGCGGGCAGGGCAGGTCATCACCCCCGCGGCGGTGGGGCTGGCCGCGGCGCTCGGATTGGGTGAGCTGACGGTCATTCCAAGGCAGCGGGTGCTGGTGATGTCGACCGGATCCGAACTCGTACCGCCCGGCACGCCACTGCAGCCTGGACAGATCTACGAATCCAACGCGGTGATGCTGGCCGCGGCGTTGCGCGAGGCCGGGGCCGAGGTGGTCGCGTCACCGACGACCGGAGACGACGTCGCCGCGTTTCGCGACGCGCTGACCCGTCACATGCGCGACGCCGACCTCATCATCACGACGGGCGGGGTGAGCGCCGGCGCCTATGAGGTCGTCAAGGACGCGCTCGGAGCCGGAGGGTCGGCGACATCGGGCCTGGCCGGCGGGGTGGAGTTCGTCAAGGTCGCGATGCAGCCCGGCATGCCACAGGGCTCTGGCGTCGTGGACGGCACGCCGATCATCACGCTGCCGGGCAACCCGGTCAGCGCGCTGGTGTCTTTCGAGGTGTTCCTGCGCGCTCCGGTGCGAAGTGCGATGGGGCTGCCCCATCCCGATCGGCCGCGGCGTACCGCCGTCCTGACCGAGGACCTCACGTCACCGCGGGGGAAGCGGCAATTCCGCCGCGGAGTGTTCGATTCGGCAGCGGGCACGGTCACCAGTTACGGACCGCCCGCGTCACACCACCTGCGCTGGCTCGCGTCGGCGAACTGTCTGTTGGAGATCGATGAGGAAATCGGCGAACTCGCCGGTGGATCCACTGTTCACATCTGGGACCTGGCATAG